A part of Haliotis asinina isolate JCU_RB_2024 chromosome 10, JCU_Hal_asi_v2, whole genome shotgun sequence genomic DNA contains:
- the LOC137298022 gene encoding muscarinic acetylcholine receptor gar-2-like, which produces MASPSAAASATMDNNTGVMTDPGGFLLNKSLGMNVCGTATSDMNMTACILNYTLNVSESQDNTSLVNSGNQAHTAHPMWLTVILGLLAGTISIVTIFGNIIVLLSFGIERSIRQPTNYFLASLAVSDLLIGTFSMPLFTQYLLLDDYWPLGPWLCDLWLSLDWTVCLTSQYTVFLITMDRFLSVKVPAKYRNWRTERKVLVMIAVTWILPTVVFFTAVIGWQYFVPEGRTVLPTECEVQFMSDPLFTFMLTIGYYWITLVVMCVLYAGIYRVALTLQRKSDAKHKKLQSTMELAIDHTAAKATASNSSDSIPQATKKAKKQTVSNNKTAATGAVTTTSFVKRNNSEKDEDRSSSPAFASDEENSSSQGTAQTSKTPLTANSKPPKIPDKGFINNALQPDSSKANRKSLPTDSAYPAHIPDSNFLAPTARMDIRCDFISEFESGTQVTDIDNLISASANEMDRSSVPLIQNDVLKGIRFIDEKSFSNLAGDNVKLLSESQVSENVNEDGEGNSSPIWRRRNSLNGAETCQVESIHVRVPLATEDTFGEKPEEPVEQPTSDGNNLHPYDNKDNADDRGMQRLTAGGRRRRKDGRLQTFVKSVRSRNSRRRNRRERKSKSENRARKALRTITLILGAFVVCWTPYHIMVFVIAIAGWDSINSRFYSFTYWLCYLNSPINPFCYAFANAQFKRTFLRIFKLDWHRT; this is translated from the coding sequence ATGGCTAGCCCTTCAGCAGCTGCTTCTGCTACAATGGATAACAACACTGGCGTTATGACAGATCCGGGAGGGTTCTTGTTGAACAAATCTTTGGGGATGAACGTCTGTGGAACTGCTACATCTGATATGAACATGACAGCGTGTATACTGAACTATACTTTAAATGTGTCCGAGTCCCAAGACAATACGAGTTTGGTCAACTCTGGGAACCAAGCTCATACTGCCCATCCAATGTGGCTGACTGTGATCCTGGGCCTCTTAGCGGGAACCATCAGCATTGTGACTATATTCGGTAATATCATTGTGCTGCTTTCATTTGGCATTGAACGGAGTATACGGCAACCCACGAATTATTTCCTTGCTTCCCTGGCGGTTTCAGATTTACTTATCGGAACGTTTTCTATGCCCCTGTTTACCCAGTACTTACTTCTGGACGACTATTGGCCCTTGGGCCCATGGTTGTGTGACCTGTGGCTCTCCTTGGACTGGACAGTCTGTCTCACGTCACAATACACTGTGTTTCTCATCACCATGGATAGGTTCCTGTCAGTTAAAGTCCCAGCTAAGTACCGCAACTGGCGCACAGAGCGGAAGGTGCTTGTCATGATCGCTGTCACATGGATTTTGCCAACTGTAGTATTTTTCACGGCCGTTATTGGATGGCAGTATTTCGTACCCGAGGGAAGGACAGTGCTGCCCACGGAATGTGAAGTTCAGTTCATGAGTGACCCCCTCTTTACATTCATGCTAACGATTGGATATTACTGGATTACGTTGGTGGTGATGTGCGTGCTGTATGCTGGTATTTATAGAGTAGCTCTGACTTTGCAACGGAAATCGGACGCTAAACACAAAAAACTACAGTCAACCATGGAACTCGCTATAGATCATACAGCGGCAAAGGCCACGGCGTCCAATAGTAGTGACAGCATTCCTCAAGCTACCAAAAAAGCCAAAAAGCAGACCGTATCCAACAACAAGACCGCTGCTACTGGAGCTGTCACTACAACTAGTTTCGTCAAGAGGAATAACTCCGAGAAAGATGAAGACAGGTCAAGCAGCCCAGCCTTTGCATCAGATGAAGAAAACAGTTCCAGTCAAGGAACAGCCCAAACTAGCAAGACGCCACTCACAGCCAACAGTAAGCCCCCGAAGATCCCCGACAAAGGCTTCATCAACAACGCGCTGCAACCTGATTCAAGTAAAGCCAACAGAAAGTCTCTACCGACGGACAGTGCTTATCCTGCACACATACCTGACTCAAACTTTCTGGCACCAACTGCCCGAATGGACATTAGGTGCGACTTCATATCCGAGTTTGAATCAGGCACACAGGTGACTGATATCGACAACCTGATTTCGGCGTCAGCTAATGAGATGGATCGTTCGTCTGTGCCCCTCATTCAGAACGACGTCCTCAAAGGCATTCGCTTCATTGATGAGAAAAGCTTCAGCAACTTAGCTGGGGATAACGTAAAGCTTCTGTCCGAGTCGCAAGTTTCCGAAAACGTAAATGAAGATGGCGAAGGTAATTCGTCGCCAATATGGCGTCGACGGAATTCTCTGAATGGCGCGGAAACATGCCAGGTTGAGAGCATTCATGTTCGCGTTCCCTTGGCTACAGAAGATACGTTCGGAGAAAAGCCAGAGGAGCCAGTTGAACAGCCGACAAGTGATGGTAACAACCTCCACCCATATGACAACAAGGACAATGCCGATGACCGTGGAATGCAGCGATTGACTGCTGGCGGGAGACGAAGAAGGAAGGACGGTCGATTACAAACGTTTGTCAAGTCTGTGCGCTCACGAAACAGTCGGCGAAGGAACCGCCGTGAACGAAAGTCCAAATCTGAAAACAGAGCACGCAAAGCTCTGCGGACTATCACGCTCATCTTAGGCGCATTTGTTGTGTGTTGGACGCCCTACCATATCATGGTGTTTGTGATAGCCATAGCTGGCTGGGACAGTATCAACTCAAGGTTCTACAGTTTTACATACTGGCTGTGTTATCTCAATAGCCCAATCAACCCATTCTGCTATGCGTTTGCCAATGCCCAGTTCAAGCGGACGTTCCTTAGGATATTTAAACTGGACTGGCATCGgacgtaa